The genomic region TTTCCTCATTTTACCCATCAGGAAGTGAACAGTCTTGTCTAGAGTTCCCTCCAATGTGTTGCTTCAACCAAAGACCaagggtgaggggtctggaggaCTGCCATTGCTATCCTGGCAGTCGAAGTAAGTAGAAAAGTTTTTATATATAACATCTGAATGATTTAAGTCAGGGTTAGCATTCTCCAAAGAATTCTGTTCTATATTTAAACTGTTTATAAGAACTTCCAATTGTTGGTTTACATTTCATTTATCAGTCAGGCTGAAATAGAACCACTGATATGGAAGTTAACTCcttgtgcttttcttctgctcaaGTTTCAGGCCATTAGACTCAGGAGAGCATTCTGTAAACACTGAAAGAACAGCATCAAGGGAAATCACTGGGCCCTTTGAGCCTGATGTAAAACAAGTAAGGTAAAAGCTCCAGCTCCCAGAACACACAGCGGGTCTctcctttaaaaggaaaactctTCGTAGAACACTGACTTTACTGAATTCCTAAAAGCAATGGAAGAATCACATGTTCTGAAGAGGTTTTAAGGCTGAGCAACCATTACTCACCTGAAGCAATTATACCCCACGTTTCTGGTACATCGACAGCTAGACTTTTGAATTGCAAAACCTGACACAGATTTCAATGCCCAACAACTTGCTATGCTTTCTTAGAGTAACAAGCCTAGAAAAATACACCAGATCACTCTAGCTTGTcattaagaagaaaagcaggaagaaaaagaaaatacttccaGACAACAGGCTCAAATTATTTGAGGTCTAACCTCGGACTAAAAGATATGCTTCAGGTCTATGGCTACCTAATTCTACCAGTCTGAATTTGGGCTGTATAGAAGTCAATCCAAGGTAAGAAAATGCAATGTGCATTAAAACAGCACATTGTTCAATAAAACAGCACATTGCTGTGTGCATTGGCTGCAAAGTTCTTGATGCACTGGTAAGAAGATGATTCCCTCCTAAATTGCTACACTGTGCAAAGCTCTCTctacttttccctttctttctctctactTCTTTGCTTCATTGTGGCTCCCTCTTCACTACACAGATACTTCCTATTTCCTTCAGTTTCCTGGGTTATGTCAGCCCTGAGCTGTGGTTCTCCCTTAGTGTGTATGATGCTCTTTGGTCACAAAGAAGTATAAAGGTAACTAGACACAAGCATAGGcagacagaattattttttctgattttaagaaTATGAGAAATCACCTTTGGATATATAGCTAATCCTTCAGTAGTTAAATAATGATAGGAAATGACCGTTAACTTCTCATcgttttctgtgaaaatagtGTTCTCAAACCCTGTTTCTCCAAATCTTCCCCTAAGCCATGCCTGTGCAGGCTTCCGTTTGGATTGTATGTCAGGATTCAAACATCTGGCATCTGATATTGAGGAGTTTCATCAACTGTATTGATAATGATGAGGAAGAAGTAACTAGCTAAAATTAGTAATCCTAGCTGTGACAGAAACAGTTGTAGAGCTGAAAAAGATCCCTGTAAgagttttctgatgttttagTGTAtcgtctcctctcctctcccctcccctcctctccccttcagAAGAAATCTAGATGATCGACATATGGACAACATAACGTTTTAGCAAGTGAGGCAAAGGGACAAGAATCACAGATTAAAGTCATCTAGGTGGAAAAGAAGCCATGCACTCACTTTTAGAGTTCACTCCGTTATGCATAAGCTTGTAGAGATTCAAGCTCAGGAATATGTTGCTTGCTGCTGTATTTTGTTAGATACACACACACCACCTGGCctggaaataaacaaaattttaaggACAAATGTTTCTGTACCTCATCTTGATTCAGCATTGAAGGCATAACCAGACTACAATTTCAGAATAAACCTCAAATTGCCAGTTTGTGTTACTCCATGTAATGAATACCGCTTCCTTCATCCTGACCATTCTTTGTAATTCAGCAGGTCTCCTGTTGTATCCCTTAAGTCAAATGGACGGGAAGAATGACAGTACGATAACCCATTTCATCCTCCTAGGATTGACAGATCATCTGGAGTTGCAGGTCCCTCTCTTCTTCATATTCTTAGGGATCTACATCATCACTGTGTTGGGGAACCTTGGGATGATCGTTTTGATTTGGACTCGTCTCCAACTTCACACTCCTATGTATTTCTTCCTCAGTAACTTGTCTCTAATCGACCTCTGCTATTCTACTGTCTTTGCTCCAAGGTTGCTGGTGATCTTCTTAGTGCAGAGCAAAACCATTTCCTATTCCGCATGCCTTtcccagattttcttttttgctgttttcctcacTACAGAGGGGTTCTTGCTGGCTGCCATGGCATATGACCGTTATGTAGCCATCTGTAGACCACTGCTCTATACGACTGTGATGACCAAGAGAGTCTGTAGGCAATTAGTGGTGGGATCATACATGGGGGGACTCCTGAATTCATTGACACACACTTGTGGCTTGCTGGGGCTGCCATTCTGTGGACCCAACCTCATCAATCATTACTGTTGTGACATACCTGCCTTGCTGCAACTTGCATGTGCAGATACCCATCGTAACGAGACTTTGCTAATAGCTTTTTCTGTAGTTATTGCCCTGTTCACCCTCTTTGTCATCACGGTTTCCTATGTGCTCATTCTCTCTGCCATCCTGAGGATCCAGTCAGATGATGGCAGGAAGAAAACCTTCCACACCTGTGCCTCTCACCTGACAGCTGTCACCATTTTCTACGGATCTGTTACTTTTAGCTATATCCAACCCAGCTCCAGCTACTCGATGGAGCAGGAGAAAGTCTCGGCAGTCTTCTATACCCTGGTGGTCCCCATGCTGAACCCCCTGATCTACAGCCTGAGAAACAAGGAGGTGAGGAACAGCATCAGAAAGTGCATCATGGCTTTCCCATAAGCTATCAAGTTGGAAACCATCTCTAATGGACACAGCTCACCGTATGATGCATTCTGACATCTCAACCACAGAACAGAATGggtttggggaaggaaggggtaTCAGCATCGAGGATGGACCTTGCTAGATAAGCAAACACTTGAGACACAGGAAAAACCAAATTTCTGAGTCgcttgtattttgttttggttaaagaaaagaaatgtgtcaCTGCCAgtcatttgtttcctttccattttaatatcatataatcatagaatcattcaggttggaaaagacctctaagatcatctagtccaacctttaaggTTTGGTGTGCCCAAATATGCACTGGGGCAGCTCAGAAACATTTACTTCAGACATTTCTGCCTAGTTCTAGCTCAGTCCCTGAAACTTGGGAAATCTACTGTCTGCTCATTCTTGGTTCCTTGGtctttcctcctgctgtttGTTCTGCACAAAGCGAGGAACACAAGGATCCCCTGTGGTGATCATGTGCTTTCATGATTCATGTCTCTCATTTCTGGATTCACACATCAGATTAAGAGGGGTTGTAAGAGGTGCCCAAAGCAACACAATAAAGGCCTCTGTCAGGGCCCTCAAAGCACTAAGTCTTAATTGCCCTGATCAATTTCACCTGGACCCTCCATCCCTACACACATTGGCCCAGGAGCTCTATTTAagctcagccctgggctgctcttcTTCTTTTGATGTGTCAGATGAGTATTGGTCCCTACCTGGTAATGGAGCTTCTTGATCTAGACCTCAGCCTGTGCGCTAACTTCATCACTTGGCCTCAGCCCTGCCTTGTCATTCTGAACATGTCTGGCACTCACCTGACCTGTGAATTGGCTTCTTCGTTTGGACTTTGACCTGACTTATCACCATGACACTGCCAGTGTCTGAGGGTAAGGTTGCATGGTTGTGTGTCTATATTGTTGAAGAGAATGCCTTTAACATGTTCATGGAGCTATGTTGTCTGGAAGGTAAGCAGCTATCCGTGCTTGTTCAATGTCTTCAGTGGTATTCACCAAGCTGTCTGCCCTATGATAAAGGCTACAGACACAATCTCCTTGTGGCAGACAGTACAGCAATGTCTAGTGATACGCAATCCCCACTGTAAAGGGAAGCAGTCCAGACAGTTTTACTGCATGGGGTTCTGCCTGAAAGGAAAGCAGTAGCTAAAGAGGAGAATATCAatttctttctccctgccccccctcaaaaaatataaaaagggaaGCTGAGGAATAAAGGAGCTAGTTTGCCAAAGGCACGAAGATTGGCTTAGACCTGAGGTTAGACTGTAGAAGACCTTCCAAAAATCATGGTCTCTATCTACCTATAAGGCCATCCACAGTTTCTTCCTGCTGTATGGTCCCTTTTGAGAAAGAGAACAGCAGTATGTACTGGATAACTGTGCAAGGAGAACCTCGAAAAAAGGCAGTCTCCTAACACAACAGCTATTAGATGTGCTAGCACTCACACCAAGGCTGAAAATGCAAGGGGCATACCTACAAAGTGGCTCCAATAACGCTTCTAATTAAGTATTTTAATCTACTGGAGACAGGCCCGTTTGCTAGCTATCACAGGTCCATTTATTTCACATCATATGCACTACAGAAAGTGTGAACCTTTCCCTAATAAGGCCATATTTAGCATGTTTTGGGGGATGGCCTGTAGCGTGGCTCAtgctttttaaactgctttCCCAAATACAGGCCCCCGCAGCTTGGCTGCGAGGCCGGAACATAATTATATTTTGTTCTGGTGCTTTTTTCATGTAACGCTGACACAATTCTCCACAAGGAGTTTAGGACTGCGGGGAACGAAAAGCGTCCGTCCCCTGCAAGGCCCGACGGGAGCTGTAGTCCCTCGGCCGCTCCGCTATGCCGGCCACGGCTACAAGCAAACTACATCACCCGGCAAGCCTCGCGTCCTGCTCTGCCCGCTGGGAGCGGTATAGTCCGTAGGCGCGGGGTATCCTGGTACATGTAGGCAGGATCCTGGGAGCCTCCCAGCGCTGAGAGCGGGGAGGCGGCGAGGGGAAGACTACATTTCCCGGCAGGCTGCGCGGGTCCGGCGGCGGCGCGGAGAGAAGCCGGTCGCTAGAAGATGGCGGTCGATaaggacctgctgcagctggaccTGTACGGCCTGCTGGGGGTCGGCGAGAAGGCGTCGGAGAAGGAGGTCAGGGCCGTGGGGAGGCTCGGGGCGAGGCCGCCCCCTTTTCTCAGCCGTCCTGGGCGCCCCCGGCCCTGCTCTGCCGCTCCCCGGCTGGCCCTCGGCGGCCaggagggggctcggggctgggtcaggggctgctctcctcctctcctcccctcacGGTTGCCTTAGCGGTTGCTCCAGGTGCCGGCGTGGTaccaggctgctcctgccctgctgctgccttgtcCGGCAGCTGCTGTCGGCCTTGGCCGTAAATAACTCAGAAAGGCCACTTCCTCTCTTGTTGCCCCCGCCCAACTTACCCTTCCCTTCTCACATCTTAGGTCGTGTTTCTGAGGGTGAGATCTTCCTGAAGCGTGCTGCAGAACGAGCCCCAGACAGTTAGTTCCTTTTGCCTTGTTTGTGCACCCTCACGAGCAAAGTTCCTCCGGTGTTTGCCAGAAATCCAGTTGCTAGAGGGCGTTCTAGATCCTGTAGGTTTCTAAAAgtaatctttttaattttgcgGGTTTGGAATTACATGGTTATAttgttttgttaatttaatAGTTAAGTCAGTGCTAAACATCCAAAAGACTTACACGACTAAACTGGGAAGGTGACCTATTCCAGGGAAGTAACTCTCTGGGTAAAACTATTAACTGAACaaagttaaaaggaaaactcTTTTCTTACCttaagttttctctttttttttttatggtgataAAGAGTAGTAAAATTACAATAAGGTAAAACTCAGAAGCTAAAGGATGCCTAACCAGAAAATGTGCCAGAGGTTAACTGGAAATTCTGTTGTAAACCCAAACCAGGTGAACAAGCCCAATACAATTAATTCATAGGGTTGAATGAAATTAAGGGCTTCAGGTGGTATCAACTTCACTGCTGAGCTAGTTACTGGGGctgaaaaaaggaggaggagattACAAATGGGAAGTTATGATGTGACTTAAATTGACAAATGTAATTTAGAGTGCTGATCcttgatataaaatatttgaagaaaccAACACAAAGACCATTTGTATTCAGAGAAACTTTGCTGAAAGACGTGAACAAAAGGGAGCAAAACTGTTAAATAACTTCATTGCTTAGAGAAGCCTTATCTGAACTTGCTATGTAAATAGTTTCTGGTGTAGTTGTGACTGCATGGTGAGGAGACCTAACTTGCTGTTTACTAGAATCTTGCTTATGGAAGAGACAGGATTAGGCCCGTAAGGCTTCAGCCgcacattttctttccatcagcTTTGTCCACCAGGTGGTGCCGGGCCACCACTTATTCCACACAATCTAACAAAAAACTGGCAGTTGAGCAGAGcagtttttgttcctttcctttcttgcatGCAGATGTTTCCTTGAGAAAGGGAACTCAGATTATTAAAAACTTTACTAGTGACTTAGCCCATAAAGTTTTCAATTTTTGTGTGAAGTGTAGAAGAGATTAAGCAGTCTTCAGTCAAAATTTCTTCACCTTGCCAAGCTCAATTGTTGCTCAGTAAATGTCCCAAAGAGCTATAGCTGCAAGGAACACTGTATTCCTCTGGCTAGAAAACTGCCTCTGTGAACCAGACTTGGCCTTGATGATCAGGAGGATTGACTGCTGCAATACAGCGTACCTAGAGGTAAAACTTCCAGCTTTGAAAAGCTCAAACTCATTCAAAATGTGGCTGCCAGCCTACCAAATACCCTGGGCTCAAATGCTTATCTTTGCAGAACAGTGTGATCTAAAAGGGCAGGTTGCTGCACTGAAGTAGAAAACTGAGCTTTTCAGGAGTCTCGCCTTATTACAGTAGACTGGTGAAAACAGGGAAAGGTATTTCAATCTGATGGACTAATGGTGTGGTCAACATCAGAACtggactttatttttctgtcaggcCTGAGGGGCCCACCCTGAGTTGTTGTTTTGATtctgtaatgtgttttttttaagtttgcatCTCAACATGGACTAAATGATATAACTGGCAGATCTCTGTTCCTTTCTTGCAGGTTAAGAAAGCGTACCGTCAGAAGGCCCTGACATGTCACCCAGATAAGAACCCAGACAATCCCAGAGCAGGTAAGATGAAACAATATGGCTGCAAACCACTCGTGTTTATTTTCACGTGTGGAGACTCCTGGAAGTGTTTAACTGTTTAACTTCAGGTCTGTCTTTGTATGTAATTAAGGGAATGCCTGGCTTTGTGTCATGTAATGTGTACATATGCAGGATTAAGAGTTATTTTCAGCACTGTCAGGTAGCTCAGGATTTTAAAGTTGAATGCATACATGCTGGTTTTAAGAATACAAGTGTTAAGTCAATGCTGAAGTTTTATTTGTACCACTCAAAATCTTCCCATATGATACTTGAATCATGGATCTTTGGCTGTCTTAAATGTTTACTGGCTGGTCACTATTTTAATTTATGCCTCTTGCAATCAGAACTTCAATAACAAGCttttaaatcagtattttacatttatatcaGTAACTGGAAGGACACTGTTCATCAAGACACCTCAAAAGAAACATTGTTCTGTATCttgtgttttccaaattgatAGACTATACTCTTACAGACTGAAGATTTAAAGCTGTAGTGTGGGGATTGCcaccaggaaaaaatatttttagtggtGATAAGAGTAGAGCTGGGGGTTTTGATACATGCAGAAGTTTGGGAGGTTGTTTAAGTGTATGGGGAGACCACCAGCTTATGTGTATATTCCTCCAGGAAGAGGGTCAGCAACGTCGCTGTGAGATGGAGAGTTTGGATCTCAGGCTGAAAAGCTACTTTTGAGACAGAATTTGTTTGTAATGTTCAGTCTGGCTGCAAATTGGCGAATTGTGTCTATAGATGGGTTCTATTGAATTCATGTTTGCAAGGTTTCGCTTAAAAAGAAGTGGttgcagtttttgtttcttccacagGTTTGATAACCAGATTCTAGTTATAGGTTGGCTTACAAAATgctttggaaagattttttttttctttctgatgttcTGCAGGTCTCTTCCATAAGGGATTGTCTTTTTTGGTTCATCTCCAAGCCACTGCCGTGTTTTTCTGCATCTtacccttttttcttctaattccCAGCGGAAGTCTTCCACCAACTGTCTCAGGCCTTAGCTGTGCTAACAGATGCAGCAGCAAGGGTAAGGATGCCTATCGCTCCGTAATGTTGGGATTGTGTGGTGTTACTCTGTGCGTACATGCTGGAGTAGTGAAAAATCTCATCCTGTCTGCCTTGCTCTGTGCTCTCTTCTCCAACTGAGCTTTCATGAATGCAAGTCTTGTCTGTTCCCTGTTGTTGTCCAGGTTATCTAATAGTAGGCACCAGATAAGGACTTCAACAAATGTTCTTTTCCTGATCTGATGTGCTGGGAGTAGCTTTGTTTTGTGGCACGTGTGAGATACTGTTTTAATAATGTGCTCAACTGGGATATat from Anser cygnoides isolate HZ-2024a breed goose chromosome 5, Taihu_goose_T2T_genome, whole genome shotgun sequence harbors:
- the LOC106047034 gene encoding olfactory receptor 5J3-like codes for the protein MDGKNDSTITHFILLGLTDHLELQVPLFFIFLGIYIITVLGNLGMIVLIWTRLQLHTPMYFFLSNLSLIDLCYSTVFAPRLLVIFLVQSKTISYSACLSQIFFFAVFLTTEGFLLAAMAYDRYVAICRPLLYTTVMTKRVCRQLVVGSYMGGLLNSLTHTCGLLGLPFCGPNLINHYCCDIPALLQLACADTHRNETLLIAFSVVIALFTLFVITVSYVLILSAILRIQSDDGRKKTFHTCASHLTAVTIFYGSVTFSYIQPSSSYSMEQEKVSAVFYTLVVPMLNPLIYSLRNKEVRNSIRKCIMAFP